In Crinalium epipsammum PCC 9333, the following are encoded in one genomic region:
- a CDS encoding Gfo/Idh/MocA family protein has translation MNQAVIGVGIVGTGFGQKVHIPGFQANPRTKVVAVYHRDLAQAKAIASSHNIPYACQTIEEVIALPDVTGVSISTPPFLHYEMAKKVISAGKHLLLEKPTTLNALEARELYQLATEQGVVATMDFEFRFVPAWMRLAELLAEGYVGNKRLIKIDWLVSSRADASRPWNWYARKDQGGGALGAIASHSFDYISWLFGSIKRLNARLSTAIPERPLPDTGEMKPVDADDTCMLMLELADGTPCQLCISSIASQGRGHWLEVYGDRGTLVLGSDNQKDYVHGFRLWGAPTGKPLAEIEIPNRLTFPKSYADGRIAPFMRVVDQWVQGINLGEEVTPSLREGVYSQMLMDLSHQSNQQNCWVDVPELDMFLTQN, from the coding sequence ATGAATCAGGCTGTAATTGGTGTAGGAATAGTTGGTACTGGATTTGGTCAGAAGGTGCATATTCCTGGTTTCCAAGCTAACCCGCGTACTAAGGTTGTAGCTGTTTATCATCGGGATTTGGCGCAGGCTAAAGCTATAGCTTCATCTCATAATATTCCTTATGCTTGCCAAACAATTGAAGAAGTTATTGCGTTACCTGATGTTACTGGGGTTAGCATCTCTACACCACCATTTCTGCACTATGAAATGGCTAAAAAGGTAATAAGTGCGGGCAAGCATTTGTTATTAGAAAAACCAACAACTTTGAATGCTTTGGAGGCGCGAGAATTATATCAACTGGCAACTGAGCAAGGTGTTGTTGCCACTATGGATTTTGAATTTCGCTTTGTTCCTGCTTGGATGCGGTTGGCGGAATTATTAGCAGAGGGTTATGTGGGGAATAAGCGGTTAATTAAGATTGATTGGTTGGTGTCTAGTCGTGCTGATGCTTCTCGCCCTTGGAATTGGTATGCGCGTAAGGATCAAGGAGGAGGGGCTTTAGGTGCGATCGCATCCCACAGTTTTGATTATATTAGCTGGTTGTTTGGCTCAATCAAACGTTTAAATGCTCGCTTGAGTACAGCTATTCCTGAGCGTCCTTTACCTGATACTGGGGAAATGAAACCAGTAGATGCTGATGATACTTGTATGCTGATGTTGGAGTTAGCTGATGGTACTCCTTGCCAGCTTTGCATCAGTTCGATAGCTTCTCAAGGGCGTGGACACTGGTTAGAAGTATATGGCGATCGCGGTACTTTAGTTTTAGGTAGCGATAATCAGAAAGATTATGTACATGGATTTCGTCTTTGGGGCGCACCAACGGGAAAACCTCTCGCTGAGATAGAAATTCCAAATCGCTTGACTTTTCCCAAAAGTTATGCTGATGGACGCATTGCTCCATTTATGCGAGTCGTGGATCAATGGGTGCAAGGTATTAATCTTGGTGAAGAAGTAACGCCTTCGCTACGTGAAGGTGTTTACTCCCAAATGCTGATGGATTTGAGTCATCAATCTAATCAGCAAAATTGTTGGGTTGATGTGCCAGAATTAGATATGTTTTTGACTCAAAACTAA
- the gshB gene encoding glutathione synthase — translation MKIAFIIDPIQRLDPTHDTSVALIEAAQALGHEVWITQAQMLSVVKSQAWAILERVELTPVQLLEGRWVASENWYKLGDRVLLPLEEMDAVFMRKDPPVTVPYLYTTYILDYINPEKTLVVNSPAGLRAANEKMYALQFTEAIPETIVSQDKEIIREFVEKKGAAILKPLGNKAGEGILYLEASDRNFNSIIEISTQWGQVPVMIQTYLPEAKDGDKRIILLNGEPIGTVNRIPTGNEFRGNMAVGGRVAQTEITEREHQMCVQMAAKLQQDGLYFVGIDVIGGYLTEVNVTSPTGIREIDRLSGANLGKQVMEWLGQRMG, via the coding sequence ATGAAAATCGCTTTTATTATTGACCCAATTCAACGGTTAGATCCGACTCATGACACCAGTGTGGCGCTGATAGAAGCAGCGCAGGCACTAGGACACGAGGTTTGGATTACTCAAGCACAGATGTTAAGTGTTGTTAAAAGTCAAGCTTGGGCTATACTTGAGCGAGTGGAATTGACACCTGTACAACTGTTGGAAGGGCGTTGGGTTGCGTCGGAAAATTGGTATAAATTGGGCGATCGCGTTTTATTACCGCTTGAGGAAATGGACGCTGTGTTCATGCGGAAAGATCCGCCTGTAACGGTTCCATATCTCTACACTACTTACATTCTGGACTATATTAATCCAGAGAAAACTTTGGTGGTTAATTCTCCTGCTGGTTTGCGGGCGGCAAATGAGAAGATGTATGCGCTTCAGTTTACTGAGGCAATACCGGAAACTATTGTTAGTCAGGATAAAGAAATTATTCGGGAGTTTGTGGAGAAGAAAGGGGCAGCAATCCTGAAGCCGTTGGGAAATAAGGCTGGTGAAGGGATTTTATATTTGGAAGCGAGCGATCGCAATTTTAACTCCATAATTGAAATTAGCACTCAATGGGGGCAGGTTCCCGTGATGATTCAAACTTATCTACCGGAAGCCAAGGATGGAGATAAGCGAATTATCCTTTTAAATGGTGAGCCAATTGGTACGGTAAATCGAATTCCTACTGGTAATGAATTTCGTGGCAACATGGCTGTAGGCGGTAGAGTTGCTCAAACAGAAATTACTGAGCGAGAGCATCAGATGTGCGTTCAAATGGCAGCAAAATTGCAACAGGATGGTTTGTATTTTGTAGGTATTGATGTGATTGGTGGGTATCTTACGGAAGTTAATGTTACCAGTCCTACGGGTATCCGTGAGATTGACCGCTTAAGTGGCGCTAATCTGGGTAAGCAGGTAATGGAATGGCTGGGGCAACGGATGGGTTAA
- the grxC gene encoding glutaredoxin 3, with product MATKVEIYTWRSCPFCISAKNLLKNKGVEFTEYAIDGDEAARSKMAKRSSGRRSVPQIFVNDQHIGGCDDLYDLDAGGNLDPLLQ from the coding sequence ATGGCTACTAAAGTAGAAATTTATACGTGGAGAAGCTGCCCTTTTTGTATAAGTGCCAAAAATTTACTGAAAAACAAGGGCGTGGAGTTTACGGAATACGCTATAGACGGCGATGAAGCAGCACGTAGCAAGATGGCAAAAAGATCCAGTGGTCGTCGCTCTGTTCCCCAAATATTTGTTAATGATCAACATATCGGTGGCTGTGATGACCTTTATGATCTAGATGCTGGGGGTAATTTAGATCCACTTTTACAGTAG
- a CDS encoding MBL fold metallo-hydrolase: protein MSSKQNLFTIQFWGVRGSIASPGPETVRYGGNTPCVEMRVGGERLIFDGGTGLRVLGQSLLSQMPVEAYMFFTHSHWDHIQGFPFFVPAFIKGNRFHIHGAPAPNGATIKQRLNDQMLHPNFPVPLQIMGADLQFYDIEMRGKIQIGDVTIENAPLNHPGDATGYRISWNGYAAAYITDTEHFPDRLDENVLELAHNADVLIYDATYTEEEYSSPASSKVGWGHSTWVEGVKVARAANVKKLVIFHHDPLHNDDFLDRLGEEAVQEFPDTLMAREGLSIQLVPPTVTNSVLAEETSVSV, encoded by the coding sequence ATGTCTAGCAAGCAAAACTTATTTACAATTCAATTCTGGGGTGTTCGAGGCAGCATTGCATCTCCAGGTCCTGAAACAGTTCGTTATGGTGGTAATACACCTTGCGTTGAAATGCGAGTTGGTGGTGAACGCCTAATCTTTGATGGTGGTACTGGATTACGAGTATTAGGACAATCCCTGCTGTCGCAAATGCCCGTAGAAGCTTATATGTTCTTCACCCACTCTCATTGGGATCATATTCAAGGGTTCCCCTTCTTTGTTCCAGCCTTTATTAAAGGAAATCGCTTTCATATTCATGGAGCGCCTGCTCCCAATGGGGCAACAATTAAGCAACGCTTGAACGACCAAATGCTGCACCCTAATTTTCCAGTGCCTTTACAGATTATGGGTGCTGATTTGCAGTTTTATGACATCGAAATGCGGGGAAAGATTCAAATTGGAGACGTAACCATAGAAAATGCTCCTTTAAACCATCCAGGTGATGCCACTGGTTACCGAATTAGCTGGAACGGATATGCTGCTGCTTATATTACAGATACAGAACACTTTCCAGACCGCTTAGATGAAAATGTCCTGGAATTAGCTCATAATGCTGATGTGCTGATTTACGATGCTACCTATACTGAAGAAGAATATTCCTCACCAGCATCTAGCAAAGTTGGTTGGGGGCATTCAACCTGGGTGGAAGGTGTAAAAGTAGCCCGTGCAGCTAATGTTAAAAAATTAGTGATTTTTCACCACGATCCACTACACAATGATGATTTTCTTGATCGTTTGGGTGAAGAAGCCGTACAAGAGTTTCCTGACACTCTGATGGCTCGTGAAGGTCTTTCCATTCAGTTAGTTCCTCCAACTGTCACAAATTCAGTATTAGCAGAAGAAACCAGTGTTTCCGTTTGA
- a CDS encoding bifunctional riboflavin kinase/FAD synthetase, translating to MWVTSDLETALTPTAIALGNFDGVHRGHQQVVVPVVNLSKTYEPLNVALPVPEQQGWVDDVTVSASQEASEITTIKDKNHIYKTVVTFNPHPQEFFTGQARKLLTPMAEKVEQLRSLGVEQLVLLPFDRELADLSPQQFVEKILIEELQANWISVGCDFRFGKGRTGTSADLQAIASSFGINVNTVPLQTCQGERISSSAIREALLQGEITQANRLLGRAYTLSGKVVQGKQLGRTINFPTANLELPPEKFLPQTGVYCVRAYASHLTPLASPIPAVMNIGKRPTVNGSSVTVEVHLLDWSGDLYGQTLTVSLEHFLRPEQKFDSLNALKEQIQADAAVAKTLLTIKQ from the coding sequence GTGTGGGTTACTTCTGATTTAGAAACGGCTTTAACGCCGACGGCGATCGCTCTGGGAAATTTTGACGGAGTGCATCGTGGTCATCAACAGGTTGTAGTACCTGTGGTAAATTTATCTAAAACTTATGAACCTTTAAATGTGGCATTACCAGTGCCAGAGCAACAAGGTTGGGTTGATGATGTCACAGTATCAGCATCTCAGGAAGCATCGGAAATAACTACGATTAAGGATAAAAACCACATTTATAAAACTGTGGTGACATTTAATCCACATCCCCAAGAATTTTTTACGGGACAAGCGCGAAAACTGCTGACACCGATGGCAGAAAAAGTGGAACAGTTGCGATCGCTTGGTGTCGAACAGCTAGTATTATTACCATTTGATCGAGAACTAGCCGATCTCAGTCCACAACAATTTGTGGAAAAAATTTTAATTGAGGAGTTACAAGCTAATTGGATCAGCGTCGGTTGTGATTTTCGCTTTGGAAAAGGGAGAACAGGGACATCAGCAGACTTACAAGCGATCGCCTCATCTTTCGGTATAAATGTTAATACAGTACCATTGCAAACTTGTCAAGGAGAACGGATCAGTAGTTCTGCTATTCGTGAAGCACTGTTGCAAGGAGAAATAACTCAGGCAAATCGACTACTGGGACGCGCCTACACCCTGTCAGGGAAAGTAGTACAAGGGAAGCAACTAGGCAGAACAATTAATTTCCCTACTGCTAACTTGGAACTACCGCCAGAAAAGTTTTTACCTCAGACAGGAGTTTACTGTGTTCGCGCCTATGCTTCACATCTCACTCCATTAGCATCACCCATCCCAGCAGTAATGAACATTGGTAAGCGCCCAACAGTAAATGGCAGCAGTGTCACCGTCGAAGTTCATTTATTGGATTGGTCTGGAGATTTATATGGGCAAACATTAACGGTAAGCTTAGAACACTTTTTGCGACCGGAACAAAAATTTGATTCCCTCAACGCCCTCAAGGAGCAAATACAAGCAGATGCAGCAGTTGCAAAAACTTTATTAACAATTAAACAATGA
- a CDS encoding AAA family ATPase, with product MTTSIEQLTENLGRTIVGKSDAIRLVLVALLSGGHALLEDVPGVGKTLLAKSLARSIHGRFQRIQCTPDLLPTDITGTNIWNPSSREFEFIAGPVFANILLTDEINRATPRTQSALLEVMEERQVTVDGLSRSVPNPFFVIATQNPIEYQGTFPLPEAQMDRFTLSLTLGYPKEEEELQMLQRLQDGMTFEDLQPCISTEEVTELKQLCSRVKVETPLQQYILNLVRATRADEEITLGASPRGAVALQKATQALAFLEGRDYAIPDDVKFLAPHVLSHRIIPAGGRRAKTIVERLLRSISIP from the coding sequence ATGACAACAAGTATTGAGCAGCTAACGGAAAATTTGGGTCGTACTATTGTTGGTAAAAGTGATGCTATCCGCCTGGTTTTAGTCGCGCTGCTTTCTGGGGGACACGCCTTGCTAGAAGATGTCCCTGGTGTCGGTAAAACCTTGCTCGCTAAATCCTTAGCACGCTCAATACATGGACGCTTCCAGCGTATTCAATGTACGCCTGATTTGTTACCAACAGATATAACTGGTACAAACATCTGGAATCCTAGCAGCCGCGAATTTGAATTTATAGCTGGACCAGTATTTGCTAATATCCTACTTACTGATGAAATTAACAGGGCGACACCCCGCACCCAATCAGCTTTACTAGAAGTAATGGAAGAGCGTCAAGTCACAGTTGATGGACTCTCTCGTTCTGTTCCTAATCCGTTTTTTGTGATTGCTACCCAAAATCCGATTGAATATCAGGGTACATTTCCCTTACCAGAAGCGCAGATGGATCGTTTTACTCTGTCCTTAACTTTAGGGTATCCCAAAGAAGAGGAAGAACTACAAATGCTGCAACGCTTGCAGGATGGTATGACATTTGAGGATTTGCAGCCTTGTATAAGCACAGAAGAAGTTACGGAATTAAAGCAACTTTGTAGTCGGGTAAAGGTGGAAACGCCTTTGCAACAGTACATCCTAAATTTAGTACGAGCAACACGGGCAGATGAAGAAATTACATTAGGTGCAAGTCCGCGTGGTGCAGTGGCATTACAAAAAGCGACACAAGCATTAGCTTTCCTAGAAGGTCGCGATTATGCCATCCCTGATGATGTGAAGTTTTTAGCACCTCATGTTCTTTCCCATCGCATCATTCCAGCAGGGGGAAGACGGGCTAAAACGATTGTTGAGCGGCTACTGCGCTCTATTTCAATTCCTTAA
- a CDS encoding glycosyltransferase family 4 protein, protein MTINTAKSLNLLFISSPVGPLGSGMGGGVELTVKNIAQEMLRRGHNLKVVAPQDSVLGTLPIIAIAGELQTSAQTQLNNDPIIMPGNAVLANMWDYARQVQADYDLIVNFAYDWLPFYLSSFFTCPIAHLISMGSLTDAMDQIIEQVANKFPKNIAFHSRVQAATFSFGNQHRCLGNGFDLSLYNFCNKPDNCLGWVGRIAPEKGLEDAVAVAEITGIPLKILGKIQDEEYWQQICQKYLNAPVKYLGFLPTKQLQKELGKCKAMLVTPRWVEAFGNVVIEALACGVPVIAYRRGGPSEIVADGKTGFLVEPDSVMGLIEAIKKIDEIDRDACHQEAEREYSIMAMGDRTEQWFWDILS, encoded by the coding sequence GTGACTATTAATACAGCTAAATCACTTAATTTACTATTTATATCCAGTCCTGTTGGTCCACTTGGTTCAGGAATGGGGGGCGGAGTAGAACTAACTGTTAAAAATATTGCCCAAGAAATGTTAAGGCGGGGTCATAATTTAAAAGTTGTTGCTCCCCAAGACTCTGTTTTAGGAACACTACCGATAATTGCGATCGCCGGAGAGTTGCAAACTAGCGCCCAAACTCAGCTAAACAATGACCCAATTATCATGCCAGGAAATGCTGTGTTGGCAAATATGTGGGACTATGCGCGGCAAGTGCAAGCAGACTATGATTTGATTGTTAATTTTGCTTACGATTGGTTGCCTTTTTACCTAAGTTCTTTTTTTACCTGTCCAATTGCTCATTTAATTAGTATGGGTTCTTTAACTGATGCAATGGATCAGATTATTGAACAGGTGGCAAATAAGTTTCCTAAAAATATTGCTTTTCACAGCCGTGTACAAGCAGCAACTTTTTCTTTTGGTAATCAGCATCGCTGTTTAGGAAATGGATTTGATTTATCGCTCTACAATTTCTGTAATAAACCCGATAATTGTTTAGGTTGGGTGGGTAGAATTGCCCCAGAAAAGGGTTTAGAGGATGCTGTTGCTGTTGCTGAAATTACAGGTATTCCTTTAAAAATATTAGGAAAAATTCAGGATGAGGAATACTGGCAACAAATTTGCCAAAAATATCTTAATGCCCCAGTAAAATATCTGGGATTTTTACCAACAAAGCAGTTACAAAAAGAGCTAGGTAAATGTAAAGCAATGTTGGTAACGCCTCGTTGGGTAGAAGCTTTTGGCAATGTAGTGATTGAAGCACTAGCTTGTGGAGTACCTGTGATTGCTTATCGTAGGGGTGGACCATCAGAAATAGTTGCAGATGGCAAAACAGGTTTTTTAGTAGAACCAGATAGTGTAATGGGTTTGATAGAAGCGATTAAAAAGATAGATGAAATTGATCGTGATGCTTGCCACCAAGAAGCGGAGAGGGAGTATTCAATAATGGCAATGGGCGATCGCACCGAACAATGGTTTTGGGATATTTTGAGTTAG
- a CDS encoding peptidoglycan-binding protein — translation MIPDRSKFFIFTFITCLSYAASRQSSVLAYPTLAQFPPQQSILENTTANGQSNSIVVAQAYPGVTDMPTLNRGSKGEKVGELQTQLKQLGFYDGPVDKSYGEKLQFAVAKFQNAVGLTADGVTTPATWQWLQIIQSQNSTAVATPTQPKQTTSVPTSLQPTPQPTAVATPTQPTQQTTLVPTPLQPTPQPTAVATPTQPTQKTTSSVQEKSSSEMPVTSANTTQIAQNPNSSAVKTVATESDIPRWVWLLIGFVFTVIGVGGGIYLFMKLFGYEPFEEENQAETYISPPPPPRSRRVEPPTPRTKKTSPKNSYPSSTPRVVETISIEPQPKRQAPTEAIVVEQTTRLPKININDELIKDLREPNKSKQRKAIWELAQQGDSRAVQPLLDLMIDSDSTQRSLIIDALSQIGIRTLKHINRAFAISLEDENAEVRKNTIRDLTRVYESLSQINQLLLHAADDEDSEVQETAEWALSQLNRIRVASGVENGQLPNYGNSTDNSAL, via the coding sequence ATGATTCCTGATCGTTCTAAATTCTTTATATTTACTTTTATTACCTGTTTGAGCTATGCAGCCAGCCGACAAAGTAGTGTTTTAGCGTATCCAACCCTAGCCCAGTTTCCACCACAGCAGTCAATTTTAGAAAACACTACTGCTAATGGTCAGTCTAACTCCATAGTAGTTGCTCAGGCTTATCCAGGTGTGACTGATATGCCGACTCTTAATAGAGGTTCTAAAGGTGAAAAAGTTGGGGAACTACAAACCCAGTTGAAACAGCTTGGGTTCTACGACGGTCCTGTGGATAAAAGTTATGGCGAAAAATTGCAATTTGCTGTAGCCAAATTCCAAAATGCTGTTGGGTTAACGGCTGATGGTGTGACAACGCCTGCTACTTGGCAATGGCTTCAAATCATACAAAGCCAAAACTCCACTGCTGTTGCGACACCAACACAACCAAAGCAAACTACTTCTGTACCTACCTCCCTACAACCAACTCCCCAACCCACTGCTGTTGCGACACCAACACAACCAACCCAGCAAACTACTCTTGTACCTACCCCTCTACAACCAACTCCCCAACCCACTGCTGTTGCGACACCAACACAACCAACCCAGAAAACCACATCTAGTGTCCAAGAGAAATCCTCATCAGAAATGCCTGTTACGAGTGCCAACACTACTCAAATAGCCCAAAACCCGAACTCAAGTGCTGTTAAAACAGTTGCTACTGAGTCTGATATCCCTCGTTGGGTGTGGTTACTAATAGGCTTTGTGTTTACTGTTATTGGGGTAGGAGGGGGAATATACTTATTTATGAAATTGTTTGGTTATGAACCTTTTGAAGAAGAAAACCAAGCAGAAACTTACATATCACCTCCTCCACCGCCTCGTTCTAGGAGAGTAGAACCCCCAACCCCTAGAACTAAAAAGACAAGCCCTAAAAATAGTTACCCCTCATCAACGCCCAGGGTAGTAGAAACCATCAGTATTGAACCACAGCCAAAACGTCAAGCACCAACCGAAGCTATAGTTGTTGAACAAACTACTCGCTTACCAAAAATTAATATAAATGATGAATTAATTAAAGATTTGCGCGAACCCAATAAAAGTAAGCAACGCAAAGCTATCTGGGAGTTGGCTCAACAGGGAGATTCGCGAGCAGTTCAACCATTGTTGGATTTAATGATTGACTCTGATTCTACACAGCGTAGCTTAATTATAGATGCACTTTCCCAAATAGGTATTCGCACTCTAAAACATATAAACAGGGCATTTGCTATCTCGCTAGAAGATGAAAATGCTGAAGTGCGGAAAAATACTATTCGGGATTTAACTAGAGTGTATGAATCATTATCTCAAATCAATCAACTTTTGTTGCACGCGGCTGATGATGAAGATAGCGAAGTACAGGAAACGGCGGAGTGGGCATTAAGTCAGTTAAATCGTATTCGTGTAGCATCGGGTGTTGAGAATGGGCAACTGCCTAATTATGGCAATTCAACAGATAATTCTGCTTTATAG
- a CDS encoding DMT family transporter: MNFQSESKLPWKAVLLIAPFFFWGTAMVAMKGVIPDTTPLFMAGVRLLPAGVLVLVGAAIAGRPQPQGWAAWLWIMLFALVDGTLFQGFLAEGLVRTGAGLGSVMIDSQPLAVAILSAWLFGEVIGIWGWLGLGFGVLGISLIGLPDEWVLNFLSSSTTSVNGSWQQLLEHGEWLMLLAALSMAVGTVLIRFVCRYADAVVATGWHMILGGLPLFALSGVWETNQWTHIDFAGWMALSYSTILGSAIAYGLFFYFASLGNLTSLSSLTFLTPIFALFFGNIFLNEVLSGVQSFGVGLTLVSIYLINQRDAIALKLKSFTTPQPQNLSTPEFDLNISEEENLLLLEPSESSLATIPVQVKESEPEKSNS, encoded by the coding sequence ATGAATTTCCAATCTGAATCAAAGCTTCCGTGGAAGGCGGTGCTGCTGATAGCGCCGTTTTTCTTTTGGGGAACGGCAATGGTAGCTATGAAAGGTGTTATTCCCGACACTACGCCTTTGTTTATGGCTGGAGTACGTTTGCTGCCCGCAGGAGTGCTGGTGTTGGTAGGGGCGGCTATAGCAGGTCGTCCCCAACCTCAAGGCTGGGCTGCATGGCTATGGATTATGTTATTTGCCTTAGTGGATGGCACTTTATTTCAAGGCTTTCTAGCTGAAGGTTTGGTGAGAACGGGTGCTGGTTTGGGTTCAGTGATGATTGACTCTCAGCCTCTGGCGGTGGCAATACTTTCAGCTTGGTTGTTTGGGGAAGTTATTGGTATTTGGGGCTGGCTAGGGCTAGGTTTTGGGGTTTTGGGCATCAGTTTGATTGGCTTACCGGATGAGTGGGTTTTAAATTTCCTGAGTAGTAGTACAACGTCAGTAAATGGTAGTTGGCAGCAACTATTGGAGCATGGGGAGTGGTTAATGCTACTAGCTGCGTTGTCGATGGCGGTTGGGACTGTGTTGATTCGGTTTGTTTGCCGATACGCGGATGCTGTGGTAGCTACAGGTTGGCACATGATTTTAGGTGGGTTGCCCTTATTTGCACTCTCAGGTGTTTGGGAAACTAACCAATGGACGCATATTGATTTTGCTGGCTGGATGGCGTTAAGTTATTCGACAATTTTGGGAAGTGCGATCGCCTACGGTTTATTCTTTTACTTTGCATCTCTTGGCAACCTTACCAGTTTAAGTTCTCTAACTTTTCTAACACCAATATTTGCACTGTTTTTTGGCAATATATTTCTTAATGAGGTGCTTAGTGGAGTGCAATCATTTGGTGTGGGTTTAACTTTGGTGAGTATCTATCTAATTAATCAACGTGATGCGATCGCACTTAAGTTAAAATCTTTCACAACCCCACAACCCCAAAACCTCTCAACACCAGAATTTGATTTAAATATATCAGAGGAAGAAAATCTTCTACTGTTAGAGCCTTCTGAAAGTTCTTTGGCTACCATACCTGTACAGGTAAAAGAATCAGAACCTGAAAAGTCCAATTCTTAG